The following coding sequences are from one Fusobacterium simiae window:
- a CDS encoding homoserine kinase, protein MGVFTNLFQEEINFIEKKYKIKILEIKNIDNGILNSNFCIKTKNKKYILRIYEANRTINEEVQELILLDKITNFIPVSVAVKNVNNKYISIFKNKKFALFEYIDGNFINKIDTHIIREIAMYLGKFHSFTKSIPYEEYNRKTRIDFNFYYNEIKKSKVDFEFKNELLNLADKINNYDFSTLPSGIIHGDIFQDNVLLDEYNNIKAILDFNESYYAPFIFDIAIVINFWIKINDYDFFTINNFIRDFLNYYSKYRKITKEELKLLDIACKKMALTFIFLRIYKEKIENSYKNAISIEEKSYLSLVNLLKENINKK, encoded by the coding sequence ATGGGAGTATTTACTAATCTTTTTCAAGAAGAAATAAATTTTATTGAAAAAAAATATAAAATAAAAATTTTAGAAATAAAAAATATTGATAATGGAATATTAAATTCAAATTTTTGTATAAAAACTAAAAATAAAAAATATATACTTAGAATTTATGAAGCCAATAGAACAATAAATGAAGAAGTACAAGAATTAATTTTATTGGATAAGATTACAAATTTTATTCCAGTGAGTGTAGCTGTAAAAAATGTAAATAATAAGTATATAAGTATTTTTAAAAATAAAAAATTTGCACTATTTGAATATATAGATGGAAATTTTATTAATAAAATAGATACTCATATAATTAGAGAAATTGCAATGTATCTTGGAAAATTCCATTCATTTACAAAAAGTATACCCTATGAAGAGTATAATAGAAAAACTAGAATAGATTTTAATTTTTATTATAATGAAATTAAAAAATCGAAGGTTGATTTTGAATTTAAAAATGAATTATTAAATTTAGCTGATAAAATAAATAATTATGACTTTTCTACTTTACCAAGTGGAATCATACATGGAGATATTTTTCAAGATAATGTTTTGTTAGATGAATATAATAATATAAAGGCTATTCTTGATTTTAATGAAAGTTATTATGCACCATTTATTTTTGATATAGCTATTGTTATTAATTTTTGGATAAAGATAAATGATTATGACTTTTTTACTATAAATAATTTTATAAGAGATTTTCTAAATTATTACTCTAAATATAGAAAAATTACAAAAGAAGAATTAAAATTATTAGATATAGCTTGTAAAAAAATGGCTTTAACCTTTATATTTTTAAGAATATATAAAGAAAAAATTGAAAATTCTTACAAAAATGCTATTTCTATTGAAGAAAAATCTTATCTAAGTTTAGTAAATTTGCTTAAAGAAAATATTAATAAAAAATAG
- a CDS encoding MFS transporter, which yields MFIINIMWLIPPVSLFIILFILLISKLLIKSKKVFFSFFCLILIYAVFAFACYYFYDTFFKNEYISLLISLSCIGLGGLINLIIVYLGITKLKKKDSKENLLRLQYDIEKNMQVEDKWLNILFSYSSDRWTVSDINEDLFSKLDESNFEEAGAEIIEMNKEIRIVNENYKFLKRNLRRKYFFLKNLKSITNLENDETKKSSGRKKTTKPNIEFSISKETDKTIETIKLLSNELLNIVKLEENDKTKNIEENLARTINYMSGVLYNQLKNEEVKIKESKFNEFYSYIQAEKILLDNIEELRENMYTYTYKIKRKLREN from the coding sequence ATGTTTATAATTAATATAATGTGGCTAATTCCACCAGTAAGTTTATTTATAATTTTATTTATATTGTTGATTTCAAAATTACTTATAAAAAGTAAAAAAGTTTTCTTTTCATTTTTTTGTTTAATTTTAATATATGCAGTTTTTGCTTTTGCTTGTTATTATTTTTATGATACATTTTTCAAAAATGAATATATCAGTCTTTTAATTAGTTTATCTTGTATTGGACTTGGAGGACTTATTAATTTAATAATAGTTTATTTAGGAATAACAAAATTAAAGAAAAAAGATAGTAAAGAAAATCTTTTAAGATTACAATATGACATTGAAAAAAATATGCAGGTTGAGGATAAATGGCTTAATATATTATTTTCATATTCTTCTGATAGATGGACTGTATCAGATATAAATGAAGATTTATTTTCAAAATTAGATGAGAGTAATTTTGAAGAAGCTGGTGCAGAAATTATTGAAATGAATAAAGAAATAAGAATTGTTAATGAGAATTATAAATTTTTAAAAAGAAATTTAAGAAGAAAATATTTCTTTTTAAAGAATTTAAAATCTATAACTAATCTTGAAAATGATGAAACTAAAAAGTCATCAGGGAGAAAGAAAACAACTAAACCAAATATCGAATTTTCAATTTCAAAAGAAACAGATAAGACTATTGAAACAATAAAGCTATTATCAAATGAGCTGTTAAATATAGTTAAACTTGAAGAAAATGATAAAACAAAAAATATTGAAGAAAATTTAGCAAGAACAATTAATTATATGTCTGGGGTTTTATACAATCAACTTAAAAATGAAGAAGTTAAAATTAAAGAATCTAAATTTAATGAATTTTATTCTTATATTCAAGCTGAAAAAATTTTACTTGACAATATAGAAGAACTTAGAGAAAATATGTATACTTATACTTATAAGATTAAACGAAAATTGCGAGAAAATTAA